A genomic region of Rhipicephalus sanguineus isolate Rsan-2018 chromosome 1, BIME_Rsan_1.4, whole genome shotgun sequence contains the following coding sequences:
- the LOC119382210 gene encoding uncharacterized protein LOC119382210 has product MGSVGTPQGSVISPFLFNIVMTEVARRLEALGPGIRHCLYADDVTIWATGGSDGDIEAGLQAAVEAVESALSGTGLRCSPQKSQLLILPPPGRHKKKASKEAVENIVVRTSDGVPIPHAPGLWILGMFVDGTQTNATAVKNITTKMGIAARLIKRVSSRYRGMNERGLLRLLQAFVVSHAAYAGACHRWTCAERAKIDAAIRKAYTGALGLLPGTKTTALLSLGAHNTLSEISEAQRASQLSRLSSTAAGRRLLDRAGLLPPGERVGTGPYGELEEQALLSDEAARKIIVYPLPKNTDPERDEGRRAARAVALARQHQQDEGAVYVDAARYPRRRNAFVATVVRATTGELLTASTVRARTAGQAEEVAIALAMGLPGTRTVLSDSKSAIKNFARGTIWQGTERLMRSIEATWAARGAAAGPTIALKWFPAHMGRQLAPDIENRNEEADAAAQDFEPLTDYGGILAAYREVRRAFPHRELSRAEAVKFRQLQTECVLTPALARHVCPDMFVDAKCSVCERELATLRHIMWGGCNSAMHSGNGQCQDATYPEEVRAWIRSEDLKTQRRAIQRLEEALAKQRRKGADDPSNGRGGIRVTVA; this is encoded by the exons ATGGGCAGTGTCGGGACCCCTCAGGGCTCGGTGATCTCCCCATTCCTGTTCAACATAGTCATGACCGAGGTGGCCAGGCGTCTGGAGGCGCTGGGCCCGGGGATCCGACACTGCCTCTACGCCGACGACGTAACCATCTGGGCCACGGGTGGGAGCGACGGGGATATCGAGGCGGGCCTGCAGGCAGCGGTAGAAGCCGTGGAGTCCGCGCTCTCGGGCACGGGCCTGCGGTGTTCACCGCAAAAGTCACAGCTGCTCATCCTGCCGCCACCAGGAAGACACAAGAAAAAGGCGAGTAAGGAAGCGGTCGAGAACATCGTCGTGCGCACGAGCGACGGTGTGCCGATCCCGCATGCTCCGGGGTTATGGATCCTGGGGATGTTCGTGGATGGCACCCAGACCAACGCCACGGCGGTCAAGAACATCACAACCAAGATGGGCATTGCAGCACGCCTGATCAAACGAGTCTCGTCCCGATACCGGGGCATGAACGAGAGGGGGCTCCTGCGCCTGCTGCAGGCTTTCGTCGTAAGCCATGCGGCATATGCGGGGGCCTGCCACCGCTGGACGTGTGCGGAGCGAGCCAAGATCGACGCCGCCATCCGGAAAGCCTATACGGGGGCCTTGGGACTCCTGCCGGGCACGAAGACCACGGCCTTGCTGTCTCTGGGAGCACACAACACGCTCTCGGAGATTAGCGAGGCCCAAAGAGCATCGCAGCTGAGCCGCCTAAGCAGCACGGCAGCGGGCAGAAGACTACTAGACCGGGCGGGATTACTACCTCCAGGCGAACGTGTGGGTACAGGACCGTACGGCGAACTGGAAGAGCAAGCCCTCCTAAGCGACGAAGCGGCGAGGAAGATTATCGTCTACCCGCTGCCCAAGAACACCGACCCAGAGAGAGACGAGGGCAGGCGAGCGGCACGAGCGGTGGCGCTGGCCCGTCAGCATCAACAAGACGAGGGTGCAGTCTACGTGGACGCCGCAAGGTATCCGAGGAGACGCAACGCCTTTGTAGCGACGGTGGTCCGAGCTACTACCGGAGAACTGCTAACAGCCAGTACCGTGCGCGCCCGAACAGCCGGCCAGGCGGAGGAGGTGGCGATTGCTTTGGCCATGGGCCTACCGGGTACGCGCACGGTGCTAAGCGACTCGAAGTCGGCGATCAAGAACTTCGCCCGAGGCACGATCTGGCAGGGGACGGAGCGGCTAATGAGGTCCATCGAGGCCACGTGGGCCGCCCGAGGTGCCGCTGCGGGACCGACCATTGCTCTCAagtggttcccggcccacatgggtcgGCAACTAGCACCCGACATCGAAAACCGCAACGAAGAGGCGGACGCCGCGGCCC aggacTTCGAGCCCCTCACCGACTACGGTGGGATCCTGGCGGCTTACAGAGAAGTCAGGAGAGCCTTCCCGCACCGAGAACTCTCGCGCGCGGAGGCAGTAAAGTTCCGACAGTTGCAGACCGAGTGCGTGCTGACACCGGCTCTGGCCCGGCACGTGTGCCCTGACATGTTCGTGGACGCAAAGTGCAGTGTGTGCGAGCGTGAACTAGCTACTCTCCGCCACATCATGTGGGGAGGGTGTAACAGTGCTATGCACAGTGGGAACGGGCAGTGCCAGGACGCCACGTATCCCGAAGAGGTGAGAGCGTGGATACGCTCCGAAGACCTGAAGACGCAACGAAGGGCCATCCAGCGGCTTGAGGAGGCTTTGGCGAAGCAACGGAGAAAAGGAGCCGACGACCCGTCCAACGGGCGCGGAGGCATCCGAGTAACTGTCGCCTAG